From one Sciurus carolinensis chromosome 9, mSciCar1.2, whole genome shotgun sequence genomic stretch:
- the Klhdc8b gene encoding kelch domain-containing protein 8B → MAAGSGCTFAWQVFPPMPTCRVYGTVAHQDGQVLVLGGCGRAGLPLDTAETLDMASHTWLALAPLPTARAGAAAVVLGKQVLVVGGVDEVQSPVAAVEAFLADEGRWERRATLPQAAMGVATVERDGMVYALGGMGPDTAPQAQVRVYEPRRDCWLSLPSMPTPCYGASTFLHGNKIYVLGGRQGKLPVTAFEAFDLEARTWTRHPSLPSRRAFAGCAMAEGSVFSLGGLQQPGPHNFYSRPHFVNTVEMFDLEHGSWTKLPRSLRMRDKRADFVVGSLGGHIVAIGGLGNQPCPLGSVESFSLTRRRWEALPAMPTARCSCSSLQAGPRLFVIGGVAQGPSQAVEALCLCDGV, encoded by the exons ATGGCTGCAGGAAGTGGCTGCACCTTTGCTTGGCAGGTGTTCCCTCCCATGCCCACTTGCCGGGTATATGGCACAGTGGCGCACCAGGATGGGCAGGTGCTGGTGTTGGGGGGCTGTGGCCGGGCTGGATTACCCTTGGATACTGCCGAGACACTGGACATGGCTTCTCACACATGGCTGGCACtggcgcctctgcccactgcccGAGCTGGTGCAGCTGCTGTGGTTCTGGGCAAGCAGGTGCTAGTTGTGGGTGGTGTGGATGAGGTCCAGAGTCCAGTAGCTGCTGTGGAGGCCTTCCTAGCCGATGAGGGCCGCTGGGAGCGTCGGGCCACCCTCCCTCAAGCAGCCATGGGGGTTGCAACTGTGGAGAGAG ATGGTATGGTGTATGCCCTGGGAGGAATGGGCCCTGACACGGCCCCCCAGGCCCAGGTACGGGTATATGAGCCCCGCCGTGACTGCTGGCTTTCGCTACCCTCCATGCCCACACCCTGCTATGGGGCTTCCACCTTCCTGCATGGGAACAAGATCTATGTTTTGG GGGGCCGTCAGGGCAAGCTCCCAGTGACTGCTTTTGAAGCTTTTGATTTGGAGGCCCGTACCTGGACCCGGCATCCAAGCCTGCCTAGCCGCAGGGCCTTTGCTGGCTGTGCAATGGCCGAAGGCAGTGTCTTTAGCCTGGGTGGCCTGCAGCAGCCTGGGCCCCACAACTTCTACTCTCGTCCACACTTTGTCAACACTGTGGAGATGTTTGATCTGGAGCATG GGTCCTGGACCAAGTTGCCTCGTAGTCTGCGTATGAGGGATAAGAGGGCAGACTTTGTGGTTGGCTCCCTTGGGGGCCACATCGTGGCCATCGGGGGCCTTG GAAACCAGCCATGCCCTCTTGGCTCTGTGGAGAGCTTCAGTCTTACACGACGGCGCTGGGAGGCACTGCCCGCCATGCCCACAGCTCGCTGCTCCTGTTCTAGCCTACAGGCAGGGCCTCGGCTCTttgtcattgggggtgtggcccagGGCCCCAGTCAAGCTGTAGAGGCACTGTGTCTGTGTGATGGAGTCTAA
- the Ccdc71 gene encoding coiled-coil domain-containing protein 71 isoform X2: MNKQMDIWTVGLPAFRVRPQTGIEMRQRRATHHGCQVLICGYLGRSAVPNAMSVVVQHVEEKAVHSWSRISTAGKKALEEALLVFNPMSQDLSATEAQLVAFLQGLRDDGFQPTILRSGDVYGYSSCTANPPSQTKLQARAPIPATTSPPASAPRTAMQLPSGRATLLPMPLSGRLAKGSTPALAKHATTNLLLSSLKQSSASRAKGATVGFPAHLYPGVYPAMRLSVVLEALVPFKTPVPCLGAKAQSLKLSLGDSPLKLRKGSGKGPGNPRPKAPRKTTNKGPKCMTPKGPGSGSQQGTGLQSKTCRTTGSLSGLQMKGQSALSTKSAQAKAARTLTKAACAHASVVRTQAKATKAKAAQVKAKAKAVRARAKAKVARTQPKGRGRPKGSAQSRTARKGQKSHSETVGQKRKRAEEAKDLPPKKRTRRGPQSPKAWLGPGTAKLLKFQAIKVDRQSSDDEVRQRAQQILRVNLSPIIWLQPLLPYSTA; this comes from the exons atgaacaaacaaatggaCATATGGACCGTGGGCCTGCCAGCATTTAGGGTCCGACCTCAGACGGGGATAGAAATGAGGCAGCGGCGAGCGACGCATCACGG GTGCCAAGTGCTGATTTGCGGATACCTAGGCAGATCTGCAGTGCCTAATGCCATGAGTGTGGTGGTGCAGCATGTGGAGGAAAAAGCTGTGCACTCCTGGTCTCGCATCTCCACAGCAGGGAAGAAGGCCCTGGAAGAGGCGTTGCTTGTCTTTAACCCTATGAGCCAGGATCTCAGTGCCACAGAGGCCCAGCTTGTGGCCTTCCTACAGGGCCTGCGAGATGATGGCTTCCAACCTACCATTCTGCGCAGTGGTGATGTCTATGGGTATAGTTCATGTACAGCCAACCCTCCAAGCCAGACGAAACTACAAGCTCGTGCCCCCATCCCAGCTACCACGTCACCTCCAGCCAGTGCTCCCCGAACTGCCATGCAGCTGCCCTCAGGCAGGGCCACACTGCTCCCCATGCCACTGTCTGGCAGGCTGGCCAAAGGGTCCACACCAGCCCTCGCCAAACACGCTACCACCAACCTGCTGCTGAGTTCCCTGAAGCAGTCAAGTGCCAGCCGTGCCAAAGGTGCAACAGTGGGCTTCCCTGCTCACCTGTATCCAGGTGTCTACCCTGCCATGCGGCTTTCTGTTGTCCTTGAGGCTCTGGTTCCATTCAAGACTCCCGTGCCTTGCTTAGGTGCCAAGGCACAGTCACTAAAACTTTCACTTGGGGACTCTCCCCTGAAACTACGAAAAGGTTCAGGGAAGGGTCCAGGGAACCCCCGGCCCAAAGCTCCCAGAAAAACCACAAACAAGGGCCCTAAGTGTATGACTCCCAAAGGCCCTGGGTCTGGATCCCAACAAGGAACTGGGCTCCAGAGCAAGACCTGTAGAACCACTGGTTCCCTCAGTGGCCTGCAAATGAAAGGGCAGTCTGCCCTGAGCACCAAATCAGCCCAGGCCAAGGCAGCTCGAACACTAACCAAAGCTGCCTGTGCCCATGCCAGTGTGGTTCGAACGCAGGCCAAGGCAACCAAAGCCAAGGCAGCACAGGTCAAGGCTAAGGCCAAGGCAGTGCGGGCCAGGGCCAAGGCCAAGGTGGCTCGGACACAGCCCAAGGGCAGGGGCAGGCCAAAGGGATCTGCTCAATCCAGGACTGCAAGGAAGGGCCAGAAAAGCCACTCTGAGACTGTGgggcagaagaggaaaagggcTGAGGAAGCAAAGGACCTTCCTCCCAAGAAGAGAACACGGCGTGGGCCCCAATCTCCTAAGGCATGGCTGGGACCAGGAACAGCAAAACTACTAAAGTTCCAGGCCATAAAGGTAGACAGGCAGTCCTCAGATGATGAGGTTCGACAGCGAGCCCAGCAGATACTCCGTGTGAACCTGTCTCCTATAATATGGCTCCAGCCATTGCTGCCATACTCAACAGCCTGA
- the Ccdc71 gene encoding coiled-coil domain-containing protein 71 isoform X1: MSVVVQHVEEKAVHSWSRISTAGKKALEEALLVFNPMSQDLSATEAQLVAFLQGLRDDGFQPTILRSGDVYGYSSCTANPPSQTKLQARAPIPATTSPPASAPRTAMQLPSGRATLLPMPLSGRLAKGSTPALAKHATTNLLLSSLKQSSASRAKGATVGFPAHLYPGVYPAMRLSVVLEALVPFKTPVPCLGAKAQSLKLSLGDSPLKLRKGSGKGPGNPRPKAPRKTTNKGPKCMTPKGPGSGSQQGTGLQSKTCRTTGSLSGLQMKGQSALSTKSAQAKAARTLTKAACAHASVVRTQAKATKAKAAQVKAKAKAVRARAKAKVARTQPKGRGRPKGSAQSRTARKGQKSHSETVGQKRKRAEEAKDLPPKKRTRRGPQSPKAWLGPGTAKLLKFQAIKVDRQSSDDEVRQRAQQILRVNLSPIIWLQPLLPYSTA, encoded by the coding sequence ATGAGTGTGGTGGTGCAGCATGTGGAGGAAAAAGCTGTGCACTCCTGGTCTCGCATCTCCACAGCAGGGAAGAAGGCCCTGGAAGAGGCGTTGCTTGTCTTTAACCCTATGAGCCAGGATCTCAGTGCCACAGAGGCCCAGCTTGTGGCCTTCCTACAGGGCCTGCGAGATGATGGCTTCCAACCTACCATTCTGCGCAGTGGTGATGTCTATGGGTATAGTTCATGTACAGCCAACCCTCCAAGCCAGACGAAACTACAAGCTCGTGCCCCCATCCCAGCTACCACGTCACCTCCAGCCAGTGCTCCCCGAACTGCCATGCAGCTGCCCTCAGGCAGGGCCACACTGCTCCCCATGCCACTGTCTGGCAGGCTGGCCAAAGGGTCCACACCAGCCCTCGCCAAACACGCTACCACCAACCTGCTGCTGAGTTCCCTGAAGCAGTCAAGTGCCAGCCGTGCCAAAGGTGCAACAGTGGGCTTCCCTGCTCACCTGTATCCAGGTGTCTACCCTGCCATGCGGCTTTCTGTTGTCCTTGAGGCTCTGGTTCCATTCAAGACTCCCGTGCCTTGCTTAGGTGCCAAGGCACAGTCACTAAAACTTTCACTTGGGGACTCTCCCCTGAAACTACGAAAAGGTTCAGGGAAGGGTCCAGGGAACCCCCGGCCCAAAGCTCCCAGAAAAACCACAAACAAGGGCCCTAAGTGTATGACTCCCAAAGGCCCTGGGTCTGGATCCCAACAAGGAACTGGGCTCCAGAGCAAGACCTGTAGAACCACTGGTTCCCTCAGTGGCCTGCAAATGAAAGGGCAGTCTGCCCTGAGCACCAAATCAGCCCAGGCCAAGGCAGCTCGAACACTAACCAAAGCTGCCTGTGCCCATGCCAGTGTGGTTCGAACGCAGGCCAAGGCAACCAAAGCCAAGGCAGCACAGGTCAAGGCTAAGGCCAAGGCAGTGCGGGCCAGGGCCAAGGCCAAGGTGGCTCGGACACAGCCCAAGGGCAGGGGCAGGCCAAAGGGATCTGCTCAATCCAGGACTGCAAGGAAGGGCCAGAAAAGCCACTCTGAGACTGTGgggcagaagaggaaaagggcTGAGGAAGCAAAGGACCTTCCTCCCAAGAAGAGAACACGGCGTGGGCCCCAATCTCCTAAGGCATGGCTGGGACCAGGAACAGCAAAACTACTAAAGTTCCAGGCCATAAAGGTAGACAGGCAGTCCTCAGATGATGAGGTTCGACAGCGAGCCCAGCAGATACTCCGTGTGAACCTGTCTCCTATAATATGGCTCCAGCCATTGCTGCCATACTCAACAGCCTGA